A single window of Leptospira semungkisensis DNA harbors:
- a CDS encoding NADPH-dependent assimilatory sulfite reductase hemoprotein subunit translates to MSEQKELSEVEHIKTASQGLRGKIGVAIETGADGFEEDDKQLIKFHGMYQQKDRDRRKDENGDFIENPTSFMIRGRIPGGRLTAQQYAVWDDLADEFGGGALRLTTRQSIQMHTILLKDLKPIMQAVHKVNLSTMGACGDVVRNVTQALNPWGTKELGQLDPVAQLISDHFKYKSSAYAELWLGETQLNKEIEDPIYGKTYLPRKFKIAITLAGDNSVDIYTNDMGFAATLDANGKIDGYFVFAGGGLGMTHNKPETYPRAADLLGWVPEKDLISVAEGIVTSHRDFGDRTNRKHARLKYVLADKGAEWFRSEVERRSGAKFDTDRQLPKWETPKYLGWTERADGTLALGFHTLSGRIKDFSDRPLKTALRKIIDEFNLNVQVTADQDLVLMGIRKEDRPKLESKLKEFNIDPASPKPLYDRALACPALPTCGLALTESERTFPQLLDSIQKVIDKLDLNDRAPIVRMTGCPNGCARPYSAEIGIVGQQAGGKYALFFGGNPEGTKVGDYVAKKVAFADIPVQLEKAFSVWKQDGKANESFGEFVERYSLDKFRELLGAM, encoded by the coding sequence ATGTCAGAGCAAAAAGAACTCAGCGAAGTCGAACATATAAAAACGGCCTCTCAAGGACTCAGAGGAAAGATCGGTGTAGCTATAGAGACCGGTGCAGACGGATTCGAAGAAGACGATAAACAGCTAATTAAATTCCACGGAATGTATCAGCAAAAGGACAGGGATCGTCGTAAGGATGAGAACGGTGACTTCATCGAAAATCCTACATCCTTTATGATCCGAGGAAGAATTCCCGGCGGAAGATTAACAGCTCAGCAGTATGCTGTTTGGGATGATCTAGCCGATGAATTCGGAGGAGGAGCGCTTCGCTTAACCACTCGTCAGTCTATTCAAATGCATACCATCCTTCTCAAGGATCTGAAGCCTATTATGCAAGCAGTCCATAAGGTGAATCTTTCCACTATGGGAGCTTGCGGAGATGTTGTGCGTAACGTGACTCAGGCATTGAATCCTTGGGGAACAAAAGAACTCGGTCAATTGGATCCAGTAGCTCAATTGATCTCCGATCATTTTAAATATAAAAGTTCTGCATACGCAGAGCTTTGGTTGGGCGAAACTCAACTGAACAAAGAAATCGAGGATCCGATCTACGGAAAGACCTATCTTCCTAGAAAGTTCAAGATAGCAATTACTCTTGCGGGCGATAACTCGGTAGATATTTATACAAACGATATGGGATTTGCAGCTACTCTGGATGCAAACGGAAAGATCGACGGTTATTTCGTTTTCGCAGGTGGCGGACTTGGAATGACTCATAATAAACCGGAAACATATCCTAGAGCTGCTGACTTACTCGGATGGGTTCCTGAAAAAGATCTGATCTCCGTTGCAGAAGGTATCGTAACTTCTCATAGAGATTTCGGAGATCGTACGAATCGTAAGCATGCTCGTTTGAAATACGTTCTTGCGGATAAGGGAGCAGAATGGTTCCGCTCCGAAGTAGAACGTAGATCCGGTGCAAAATTCGATACTGACCGTCAACTTCCTAAATGGGAAACTCCTAAATACTTAGGCTGGACAGAAAGAGCGGACGGAACTCTTGCGTTAGGATTCCATACACTTTCCGGAAGGATCAAAGATTTTTCGGACAGGCCTTTGAAGACAGCTCTAAGAAAGATCATAGACGAATTCAACTTGAACGTTCAAGTCACCGCGGATCAAGACCTAGTATTAATGGGGATCCGTAAGGAAGATCGTCCTAAGCTGGAATCTAAATTAAAGGAATTTAATATTGATCCGGCCTCTCCTAAGCCTTTGTATGATCGCGCCCTTGCTTGTCCCGCTCTTCCTACTTGCGGACTGGCTTTGACCGAATCAGAAAGGACTTTTCCTCAACTCTTGGATTCTATCCAAAAGGTAATCGATAAATTGGATCTGAATGATAGGGCTCCTATCGTAAGAATGACCGGTTGCCCTAACGGTTGTGCAAGACCTTACTCAGCAGAGATCGGGATCGTGGGACAACAAGCCGGTGGAAAGTATGCTCTCTTCTTTGGTGGAAATCCAGAAGGTACCAAAGTTGGGGACTATGTTGCTAAGAAGGTAGCCTTTGCAGATATCCCGGTTCAGCTTGAAAAAGCGTTTTCGGTTTGGAAACAAGACGGAAAGGCAAACGAAAGTTTCGGTGAATTCGTAGAAAGATATTCTCTAGACAAGTTTAGAGAATTGCTCGGAGCGATGTAA
- a CDS encoding SMP-30/gluconolactonase/LRE family protein — translation MLKFLSTRHILRGLFSILFVLFALGVTLLIGWNKTDPIPYSVNSPISQGERDILLFSKPVNVDSPIKQPFGLAVDAKGSIYTGSSDGNIYRIKTDSVPEVFAKTSGRPLGLAFDGKGNLVACVSGLGLAFYDSAGKENVLVREDSEGNPLKNLYGLVIGFDGTVYFTEVSRKFSYEDSYLEELESQANGRILSYNPRTQEVTAILDGAYHPTGIGLSSSGAFLIYAEKYRHRISRLWLKGKNAGKDEFMITNLPGSPALISSDEENHFWIALSSPRHLGMDKIQDYPVVKKAIAALPSILRPQEGELAYALSISEEGDVLLALANYSTDILGSVTSILQYGGGLILAGNSSEKIWKWKFQTLEMFF, via the coding sequence ATGCTCAAATTTCTTTCCACCAGGCATATACTTAGAGGACTTTTCTCTATTCTTTTCGTTTTATTCGCCCTAGGAGTCACGTTACTCATAGGATGGAATAAGACGGATCCAATCCCATACTCCGTAAATTCGCCGATCTCTCAAGGTGAGAGAGATATATTACTTTTTTCTAAACCTGTTAATGTGGATTCTCCTATTAAACAGCCTTTCGGATTGGCAGTGGATGCAAAAGGATCCATCTATACTGGTTCTTCGGATGGGAATATCTATAGGATCAAGACGGACAGTGTCCCTGAAGTATTCGCAAAAACTTCGGGACGTCCTCTCGGGCTTGCCTTCGACGGAAAAGGAAATCTAGTCGCCTGCGTCTCCGGACTCGGACTTGCCTTTTACGACAGCGCTGGAAAGGAGAATGTTCTAGTAAGAGAAGACTCCGAAGGAAATCCATTAAAAAATCTTTATGGTCTTGTGATCGGTTTCGACGGAACGGTCTATTTTACCGAAGTGAGTAGAAAATTCTCCTACGAAGATTCCTATCTAGAAGAATTAGAATCCCAAGCAAACGGAAGAATCTTATCCTACAATCCAAGAACCCAAGAAGTCACTGCGATTTTGGACGGAGCCTATCATCCGACCGGGATCGGGCTTTCTTCTTCGGGTGCATTTTTGATCTACGCCGAAAAATACAGACATAGAATCTCTCGCCTTTGGTTAAAAGGTAAGAATGCAGGTAAAGACGAATTCATGATCACCAATTTGCCAGGAAGTCCAGCATTGATCAGCTCGGACGAAGAGAATCATTTTTGGATCGCTCTTTCTTCTCCCAGACATTTAGGAATGGATAAGATCCAAGATTATCCTGTGGTCAAGAAAGCTATAGCTGCACTTCCTTCTATCCTTCGGCCCCAGGAAGGAGAACTCGCATACGCATTATCAATAAGCGAAGAAGGCGACGTACTTCTCGCATTGGCGAATTATTCTACTGATATTTTAGGATCCGTGACCTCTATACTTCAGTATGGAGGAGGATTGATCTTGGCGGGAAATTCTTCCGAGAAGATCTGGAAGTGGAAATTCCAAACCTTAGAAATGTTCTTTTGA
- a CDS encoding M23 family metallopeptidase has protein sequence MPSFERHSFRFAKASLIFILSFILDADLLAVYDLVPLRSLEYSDSKIIRVREEVKYNLQVSVSNLEKKNLVPLRFLSYKVGKQDTFFKIMARTGMDLDTLSSVNQLASPQDIYPGMELLIPNMRGVYDSEETSSDDSNRRKVASRFHISPKFLYYDDQRKSWFVPGRGLPKEEKNFFYGLVFSNPLAEEGRVSSRYGKRKDPFTKKDTFHGGIDLAAEEGTPVYASADGVVSFSGSKGGYGSLIVLKHPLGYETKYGHLSKLLVPPGTKVKKGQLIGEVGMTGRATGFHLHFEVLRNSLRQRPVFHGHV, from the coding sequence ATGCCTTCTTTTGAAAGACATTCCTTTCGATTCGCGAAAGCTTCTCTTATTTTCATTTTATCATTCATCCTAGATGCAGATCTTTTGGCCGTATATGATCTAGTTCCTCTGCGAAGCTTAGAATATTCCGATTCTAAGATCATTCGAGTCCGAGAAGAAGTGAAATACAACCTGCAAGTATCCGTTTCTAATCTGGAGAAGAAGAATCTTGTCCCTCTCCGTTTCCTGAGTTACAAGGTCGGAAAGCAAGACACATTCTTTAAGATCATGGCCAGAACCGGAATGGATCTGGACACTCTCTCTTCCGTGAATCAGTTGGCTTCACCCCAAGATATTTATCCTGGCATGGAGTTATTGATCCCGAATATGCGCGGAGTATACGATTCCGAGGAAACCTCTTCGGATGATTCGAATAGAAGAAAGGTCGCATCCCGCTTTCACATCTCTCCCAAGTTCTTATATTATGATGACCAGAGAAAGTCCTGGTTCGTTCCAGGAAGAGGTCTACCTAAAGAAGAGAAAAACTTTTTTTACGGTTTGGTTTTTTCGAACCCTTTAGCGGAAGAAGGTCGCGTCAGTTCACGTTATGGAAAGAGGAAGGACCCATTCACCAAGAAAGATACATTTCATGGTGGAATCGATCTAGCGGCAGAAGAAGGAACCCCAGTTTATGCTTCGGCAGACGGAGTCGTTTCCTTCTCCGGATCAAAGGGAGGCTATGGAAGTTTAATCGTACTAAAGCATCCTCTCGGTTATGAGACTAAGTACGGACATCTTAGCAAATTATTGGTGCCTCCCGGAACCAAAGTAAAGAAGGGACAACTCATCGGAGAGGTGGGAATGACCGGAAGAGCAACCGGTTTTCATTTACATTTTGAAGTGCTGAGAAATAGTTTGAGGCAAAGACCCGTTTTTCACGGTCATGTTTAA
- a CDS encoding CPBP family intramembrane glutamic endopeptidase — protein sequence MDLEIEDQKRNKGKDIFVLGLIQVFVLFLGMLLYQEITKLQIETALSFKTPKQSFYKTKEVSETVPQTIAWKEPASVERALRDYTEFVITKRPWFLSVDRIIWGLCFLVPAYLFIRKIANVEVADFSDSLGGRGFLAGIVTGFATFCFVNVFSGLIFFFIGKPQSNHLELILSQNLQGNWRLLTWAMLAISFGAGILEETFFRGFLLKHFIEKDMPNIGLFITSVIFGVVHYSAGGSLVGPFLLIFVGLSFGLSYLKTANIWVPITAHITYNSSMLLAAFFLGNRVS from the coding sequence ATGGATTTGGAAATCGAAGACCAAAAGCGGAATAAAGGCAAAGATATATTTGTCCTAGGACTGATTCAAGTTTTTGTACTATTCTTAGGGATGCTTCTATACCAAGAGATCACAAAATTACAGATAGAGACTGCTCTCTCCTTCAAGACTCCCAAACAAAGCTTCTATAAGACAAAAGAGGTTTCAGAAACGGTTCCCCAGACGATCGCTTGGAAAGAACCAGCTTCTGTCGAAAGAGCTCTAAGGGATTACACTGAGTTTGTGATCACCAAGAGGCCTTGGTTCCTCTCTGTGGACCGTATTATCTGGGGACTTTGCTTCCTCGTCCCTGCTTACTTATTCATTCGAAAGATCGCAAATGTAGAGGTCGCTGATTTCAGCGACAGTTTGGGGGGAAGGGGATTTCTTGCAGGAATCGTAACCGGTTTTGCTACATTCTGTTTTGTGAATGTATTTAGCGGACTGATCTTCTTTTTTATAGGCAAACCTCAATCCAATCATCTGGAACTTATTCTTTCTCAAAATCTACAAGGTAACTGGAGATTGTTGACCTGGGCCATGCTTGCAATCAGCTTCGGGGCCGGGATCTTAGAAGAAACATTCTTTAGAGGATTCCTTCTCAAACATTTCATAGAAAAGGATATGCCCAATATAGGCTTATTCATTACTTCAGTGATTTTCGGAGTCGTGCACTATAGCGCAGGAGGTTCCTTAGTCGGACCATTCTTGCTTATTTTTGTAGGTCTTTCTTTCGGTCTTTCATATTTAAAAACGGCTAATATATGGGTCCCGATCACGGCTCATATTACGTACAATAGTTCTATGCTATTAGCAGCATTCTTCTTGGGAAATCGGGTGTCTTAA
- a CDS encoding chloride channel protein — MLRNLFSSLLPDGSFSFSSYFRIKGRRSLYLYCVITGIVSGLGAFLFSRALAWAEYISLESIAGLQETHSGGEYYVSLQPMSSLLLGRWALLFLPVIGGLITGWIVWKFSPDSSGTGTDSLIDSFHNKEGKVDPKVPIIKSIATVFTLSSGGSGGKEGPISLIGAGFGSLVANLTKAGARARRTLLLAGTAGGLGAIFHAPLGGALTSVEMVYREDIESDSLVPCIISSVTAFLIYSSLNGFGAVYKVPEIGFEAYKELVFYLILGIVCYLSGAFLIRSFQFMQDWSKTWAFPIWLKPAIGGIPVGIIGYFLPEVIGTGAGFLQNILEGTYQFENTIGSFFQAIGLAKNIEADHIQFFANDLSVHVDVFIVLCFLLFALLKIMTTSFTIGTGGSAGMFGPSLFIGGMLGGAVGTLAKLILGYKVSIASFVLVGMGAFYAGIASAPIAGMVMICEIIGSYYLLPPLMIVSITTFVLSHKLHLYKSQKGTRFQSPAHYWDMNRDLLEEIRISDIADKLRNIAVIRSSSLLSSLEEDSIKINASDYIVLDPEGKYFGMLSLRNIRLHSEGRALTKNLVLVGDVADVSIRPISTSTSLANAFKTLLENSMDKIPVEDQGNYLGYLRYADIIAIYFERTRTSRPVSS, encoded by the coding sequence ATGCTTAGAAATCTTTTCTCTAGTTTACTTCCTGACGGAAGCTTTTCGTTTTCCTCCTATTTCCGGATCAAAGGAAGAAGATCTCTTTATCTTTATTGTGTGATTACCGGGATCGTATCCGGTCTCGGCGCCTTCTTATTTTCTAGAGCTCTTGCTTGGGCAGAATATATTTCTTTAGAATCCATAGCAGGCTTGCAAGAAACTCATTCCGGAGGAGAATACTACGTTTCTTTACAGCCCATGTCTTCTCTTCTATTGGGAAGATGGGCACTTTTGTTTTTACCGGTGATCGGTGGTTTGATCACCGGTTGGATCGTTTGGAAATTCTCGCCGGATTCTTCTGGGACAGGAACCGATTCATTGATAGATTCCTTTCATAATAAAGAAGGAAAGGTAGATCCCAAGGTCCCTATCATAAAATCTATTGCGACAGTATTTACTCTCTCTTCTGGAGGAAGTGGAGGTAAAGAAGGCCCTATTTCTTTAATAGGCGCGGGTTTCGGTTCCTTAGTTGCAAATCTTACTAAAGCAGGGGCAAGAGCGAGAAGGACATTGCTACTTGCGGGAACTGCAGGAGGATTGGGCGCCATATTCCATGCTCCGTTAGGCGGTGCTTTAACCTCAGTAGAGATGGTCTATCGCGAAGACATTGAAAGTGATTCCTTGGTACCTTGTATTATATCTTCCGTAACTGCATTTTTGATCTACTCCTCCTTAAACGGTTTTGGTGCAGTATATAAGGTTCCGGAGATAGGATTCGAAGCGTATAAGGAACTAGTCTTTTATCTAATCCTAGGAATCGTTTGCTATCTAAGCGGAGCATTTCTCATCCGAAGCTTTCAATTCATGCAAGATTGGTCTAAGACCTGGGCATTTCCGATCTGGCTTAAACCTGCGATTGGAGGAATTCCAGTTGGTATCATCGGTTATTTCTTGCCGGAAGTAATCGGAACAGGTGCCGGCTTTTTGCAAAATATTTTAGAAGGAACGTATCAATTCGAGAATACGATCGGTTCCTTCTTCCAAGCGATCGGTCTCGCTAAGAACATCGAAGCGGATCATATTCAATTTTTTGCAAACGATTTGAGTGTGCATGTAGACGTGTTTATCGTGCTTTGCTTTCTTCTATTTGCTCTTCTGAAAATTATGACCACGTCATTTACGATCGGGACCGGCGGTTCTGCGGGAATGTTCGGACCTTCCTTATTTATAGGAGGAATGTTAGGAGGTGCAGTAGGCACTCTCGCTAAATTGATCCTTGGATACAAGGTTTCGATCGCTTCCTTTGTACTTGTGGGTATGGGCGCATTCTATGCGGGGATTGCAAGTGCTCCCATTGCGGGCATGGTGATGATCTGCGAAATTATCGGTAGTTACTATCTTCTTCCCCCATTGATGATCGTATCCATCACCACATTTGTGCTTTCTCATAAATTGCATTTGTATAAAAGCCAAAAAGGGACCCGTTTTCAATCGCCTGCCCATTACTGGGATATGAATCGGGATCTTTTAGAAGAGATCCGTATTTCAGACATTGCGGACAAACTTAGGAATATTGCGGTGATCCGCTCTTCTTCTCTTCTCTCGAGTTTGGAAGAAGATTCAATCAAGATCAATGCCAGCGATTATATCGTTCTGGACCCGGAGGGGAAATATTTCGGGATGCTTTCTCTTAGAAACATCAGATTACATTCCGAGGGCCGGGCGCTCACAAAAAACTTAGTCCTTGTGGGGGATGTGGCTGACGTCTCCATTCGCCCGATTTCTACTTCTACGAGCCTTGCTAATGCCTTCAAAACTCTTTTGGAGAATAGCATGGATAAAATCCCGGTAGAAGATCAGGGAAATTATCTAGGTTACCTAAGATACGCGGATATAATTGCGATTTATTTCGAGAGAACCAGGACTTCTCGCCCAGTTTCTTCTTAA
- a CDS encoding OmpP1/FadL family transporter: MRNKLFSKEIISNARLTFAFLLGILGAGSSELAAGSYGDIYGAHPTAAGMAGAQTATVNNSSAVFYNVAGLGRMNEADLFSAYLDQRDKDKEAAANAPDAPKDAQGNPIPQDGGPVLASDVQDTPGTTGPWYKRAWYNLKDGMFTYRPLPRPTRPLHEVTFLGTYANPTLKNNAPKNENTKNPDDSFVGLGFTMNLNEIFDVGRTIRFGLNAILPATGNLMVVNDQNPTVPRYLQSGKSDERPTIMAGVGVELWKDRLFAGIGMTALAGGSGAILLKDVPISPDPVQANSQVVLTLKPMINPTYGLQFTYGKWNMGVSYKRETYLSADPIPARAQTTLLGIQLDFDLALLDQYNPRVYSYGVGFRPFQKILINFDINREQWSLYQLSRIKEKYSEPLNFHDTTNYRLGAEYAFRPSVKFRAGIGKRPSPVPIYHGANNWMDNDRIIYSVGFSYLFSGRNYAFLKDRLRNPVIFDFAIMNQQLSSVGVTKYNPTDRNPSYSYGGYIWSFNFSVSLFF; encoded by the coding sequence ATGCGAAACAAGCTATTTAGTAAAGAAATTATCTCCAATGCGAGACTTACCTTCGCGTTTCTATTGGGGATTCTGGGAGCCGGTTCTTCCGAACTTGCTGCCGGGAGCTATGGGGACATCTACGGTGCTCACCCGACCGCAGCCGGAATGGCGGGCGCTCAAACTGCTACCGTAAACAACTCGTCCGCAGTTTTTTATAACGTTGCGGGACTCGGAAGAATGAATGAGGCGGACCTATTCTCCGCATATTTAGACCAAAGAGATAAGGATAAAGAAGCGGCAGCAAATGCTCCGGATGCTCCTAAGGATGCACAAGGCAATCCAATTCCTCAGGATGGAGGTCCGGTTCTAGCAAGTGATGTCCAAGATACACCAGGAACAACTGGTCCTTGGTACAAGAGAGCTTGGTATAACTTAAAAGATGGAATGTTTACTTACAGACCTCTTCCTCGCCCGACTCGCCCTTTGCATGAAGTTACATTCTTAGGAACGTACGCAAATCCGACTCTAAAGAACAACGCTCCTAAGAACGAGAACACAAAGAACCCTGACGATAGCTTTGTCGGTTTGGGTTTCACTATGAACTTGAATGAGATCTTCGATGTAGGTAGAACGATCCGTTTCGGTTTGAACGCAATTCTTCCTGCTACCGGAAACTTGATGGTAGTGAACGACCAGAACCCAACTGTTCCTAGATACTTGCAGTCAGGAAAGAGCGATGAACGTCCTACCATCATGGCGGGTGTGGGAGTCGAGCTTTGGAAGGATCGTCTCTTTGCGGGTATCGGTATGACTGCGTTAGCAGGAGGTTCCGGTGCTATCTTATTGAAAGACGTTCCGATTTCTCCGGATCCAGTGCAGGCAAACTCTCAAGTAGTATTGACATTAAAGCCAATGATCAATCCTACATACGGTCTTCAGTTTACTTATGGTAAATGGAATATGGGGGTCTCTTACAAGAGAGAAACTTATTTATCTGCGGATCCGATTCCTGCAAGAGCACAAACCACTCTCTTAGGGATCCAATTGGATTTCGATCTTGCTCTTTTGGACCAGTACAACCCTAGAGTTTATTCTTATGGAGTCGGTTTCAGACCATTCCAAAAGATCCTAATCAACTTCGATATCAACAGAGAGCAGTGGAGTCTTTATCAGCTTTCTCGTATCAAAGAAAAATATTCCGAGCCTCTTAATTTTCATGATACTACGAACTATCGTTTGGGAGCTGAGTATGCTTTCCGTCCTTCCGTTAAGTTTAGAGCTGGTATAGGTAAGAGACCTAGTCCTGTTCCTATATATCATGGAGCGAATAACTGGATGGATAATGATCGTATCATTTATAGCGTAGGGTTCTCTTATCTGTTTAGTGGAAGGAACTATGCCTTCTTAAAAGACAGGCTCAGAAATCCTGTGATCTTCGACTTTGCGATCATGAACCAACAATTGTCCAGCGTTGGAGTTACAAAATATAATCCTACGGATAGAAATCCTAGCTATAGCTATGGTGGATATATTTGGTCCTTCAACTTTTCAGTGAGTTTATTCTTCTAA
- a CDS encoding sterol desaturase family protein: protein MEKNIIELITPVFFVLAAVEVLWSLFGSKPFYRFKDSVNNLSAGIFMQVFTVFITLGLMAVYSWVYAKFGIFNISNGSWIAWVLCYVLADFFYYWYHRFGHEINIFWASHVAHHQSEDYNFTVALRQGVLQNTFSLPFYLPLAVMGFPPVMFILCIQINFAYQFWLHTRAIPKLGIFEWVFNTPSQHRVHHGRDPKYIDKNYAGTFAIWDRMFSSFKEEEEEPIFGIVKPMQTWSPIWAQFHYFEELLLLSLKTKNWKDKFKVWIMPPGWKPADLGESVVPPEIDRVNYKKFNTEIPYTLTLYSITQFFFGLGAAMVYIEFKKELPLLEMIVLGFYVLWTLWNIGAIFELKTSGMVSELIRLASIAALTYVYPFDFTHVEKLLKILPLQTLQYLPTLMQQIALISFCVLGGFLISQKRFFSIKGYSPKTV, encoded by the coding sequence ATGGAAAAGAATATCATAGAGTTAATCACTCCCGTTTTCTTCGTATTAGCTGCTGTTGAAGTGCTTTGGTCCTTATTCGGATCCAAACCCTTTTATAGATTTAAAGATTCCGTGAACAATCTATCCGCTGGGATATTCATGCAAGTGTTCACAGTGTTCATTACCCTGGGCTTGATGGCGGTCTATTCCTGGGTATATGCAAAATTTGGAATTTTCAATATTTCTAATGGATCCTGGATAGCTTGGGTTCTCTGCTATGTATTGGCGGATTTTTTCTATTATTGGTATCATAGATTCGGACATGAGATTAATATTTTCTGGGCTTCTCATGTGGCTCACCACCAAAGTGAGGATTATAATTTCACCGTCGCTTTACGTCAGGGAGTTCTTCAGAATACATTCTCTCTCCCTTTCTATCTTCCTTTAGCGGTGATGGGATTTCCTCCAGTCATGTTCATTCTATGTATTCAGATCAATTTTGCGTATCAGTTCTGGCTGCATACTCGCGCTATTCCCAAGCTTGGGATCTTTGAGTGGGTTTTCAATACACCTTCTCAACACAGAGTGCATCACGGAAGAGATCCTAAATATATTGATAAGAATTATGCGGGAACTTTCGCGATCTGGGATAGAATGTTCAGTTCTTTTAAAGAAGAAGAGGAAGAGCCTATCTTTGGGATCGTTAAACCTATGCAGACTTGGAGTCCTATTTGGGCGCAATTTCATTACTTCGAAGAACTTCTTCTTCTCTCATTGAAAACCAAGAACTGGAAGGATAAGTTTAAGGTTTGGATCATGCCTCCAGGATGGAAGCCTGCCGATCTGGGAGAGTCAGTGGTTCCTCCTGAGATCGATAGAGTGAATTATAAAAAATTCAATACTGAGATCCCTTATACTCTTACTCTTTATAGCATTACTCAATTCTTCTTTGGATTGGGTGCCGCTATGGTGTACATCGAATTTAAGAAGGAACTTCCTCTCTTAGAGATGATTGTTCTGGGATTCTATGTTCTTTGGACTCTTTGGAATATCGGAGCAATCTTTGAATTAAAGACTTCCGGAATGGTTTCTGAGCTGATCCGTTTGGCTTCGATAGCTGCTTTGACTTATGTGTATCCTTTCGACTTCACTCATGTGGAGAAGTTGTTAAAGATCCTACCTTTGCAGACCTTGCAATATCTTCCGACTCTGATGCAACAGATTGCGTTGATCTCTTTCTGTGTATTGGGAGGATTCCTGATCTCTCAGAAAAGATTCTTTAGCATCAAAGGTTATTCTCCTAAGACGGTTTAG